The Verrucomicrobium spinosum DSM 4136 = JCM 18804 DNA segment AGACCTAAGCGCACGCTCCGGGCTCTAAAAAACGCAAAAGCCGCTCCCTGCTCCACACATTGGCCCTCCTTTGAAAGTTGGCCAGAGTGGAAGGGGGAAGCGGCTCTGCTGCAAACAGTTGACTTGGCCCGGGTGCCGTGTCGTCGGAGCGCGAAGAGTCGATCCCGACGAAAAGCTTAAACCCCGAGGTTGGTCTGTCTCAAGGGCTGGTCCGGAGGCGGAACAAGGAGGCAACCCGCAGACCAAACTGGATCACAGTGCTGGCCGCATCAAAGGGCCGCGCCACCAAATCCAGGCTGCGAGCGACGCCATACCATGGGCTCGTGACTTGCTTTTCGGGAAGTGGACGGAAGGCGTCTGGGGTGATCATGGACGATTTGTCGGGTGTTGGGGTGAATAGGGAAAAGACTGAGAGGTAGTTTGCAGCCGAAAATATACCAGATGACTAAAGAAATAATAAAAAAACATCGAAAAATAACCTTGCCGTCTAAAACAAAAGGTGTACGCCGGGCTGGCGTCCCCTAGTAAACCTGAGGTACGATGATGTCGTCCGGCACAGGGTTGCGGTGATAGTCCTTGTGCCGCTTCCGCACTGGAAGCGCGACCGGTTGTTTGTCCACTTCTTCATACGGCACCTGCTGGAGCAGATGGTGAATGCAGTTGAGCCGCGCTTTTTTCTTGTCCACCGCAGGGACGACCCACCAGGGGGTCTCAGGGAGGCTGGTTCGTTCCAGCATGATCTCCTTTGCCTTGGTGTACTCCTCCCAGCGGCTGCGAGATTCAAGATCCATGGGGCTGAGTTTCCACTGTTTGAGCGGGTCGTGGATGCGGCAGGTGAACCGGAATTCCTGTTCCTCGTCCGTGATCGAGAACCAGTACTTGAGGACTTGGGTGCCAGACCGGATCAGCATTTTTTCAAATTCAGGCACGGACCGGAAGAACTCTTCGTATTCCTCATCGGTACAAAAGCCCATGACTCGCTCCACCCCAGCCCGGTTGTACCAACTGCGGTCGAAGAGCACAATCTCCCCGCCAGCAGGGAGGTGTGCAGCATAACGCTGAAAGTACCACTGCGTCCGCTCACGCTCGGTGGGGGCAGGTAGAGCCGCGACCCGGCAGACACGTGGATTCAGTCGCTGGGTGATGCGCTTGATGACGCCGCCCTTGCCAGCTGCATCCCGACCTTCGAAGATGACCACCAGCTTGTGCTTGGTGCGCATGACCCACTCCTGGAGTTTGACCAGCTCCCCCTGGAGCCGGAGCAGCTCGCGGAAATAGAGTTTCCGGAACTCCATAGCCTCGGTGGACACGGCTGGGTCATTGGGATCAAACCCCGCGAGGTCATCCAGCTCCATCTCCAGCTCCTCGTCGAAGCTGTCGATCGCTTCTTCATGCAGACGGGCAAAGATCTCGTTGTTGACGCGCAGCGGGGACTCGCCGTTTGAGCCGCCGGTTTTGCTCTTGGTGGCCGATTTCTTGGAGACCTTGGAGACAGGGGAAGGGGACTTCTTGGGAGAGGGCATGGTGGATGCAGGCCCTTTACGCCAGCATCCCCAGCCTCAAAAGAGACCTAACGTGACAAATAGTTCAGGCAAATCTTCTGGAGAAGTCAAAAGACTGAGCACGCCCGATGCTGCCAAGGTGCGGCTTTGCCTACAGCACTTGCTGGGTGAGTGGCTCGTTATTGGGTCCCAACAGCAGGCGCTTGGGGGTGATCGGCTTGTCGTCCAGCCCGAAGGCCATGATGGTCACCCGGTGACCGGCGGTGATGAGGTGGGCGGCAGCTCCATTGACGACGATCTGGCCGGAACCTTCCTTGCCCTCAATGACATAGGTCTCAAGGCGCGCCCCGTTTGTCACTGAGGTGACCAGCACTTTCTCGCCCACCCAGATGTCCACGGCCCTCATGAGATCGGGCGGAATCGAGATGCTCCCTTCGTATTCGACGTTGGAATCCGTAATGGCGGCGCGGTGCAGTTTGGACTTGAGCTGAATGCGTAACACAAGAGCAAAGTGCTTCCCGCGGCCAACCCGTCAAGCGGTTTGCCCTCCGTTTTGACAACGTCGGAAGCGTGTCTATGATCCAGGCCCCAGATTCGCAATTTTCCATCAAAATATCATGAGCAAGGCTCCCACCCACGAGTTCCAGGCCGAAGTCAAGCAGCTGCTGGACATCGTCATCCACTCCCTCTATACCGACCACGAAATCTTCGCCCGTGAGCTGGTTTCGAATGCATCTGACTCCATGGAGAAGATGCGGCTCCTCCAACTGACCGAGAAGGAGATTTTCGACGAGACCCTGCCTCTGGAAATCAACATCAGCACCGATGAGACCGCAGGCACCCTGACCATCTCCGACTATGGCATCGGGATGACCCGTGAAGAACTGGTGGAGAACCTAGGCACCATCGCCCACTCTGGCTCCAAGGCCTTTGTGGAGGCCATGAAGCAGAGTGGCAAAGAAGGCGGCAACGTTATTGGCCAGTTCGGCGTGGGCTTCTACTCCGCGTTCATGGTGGCGAGCGAGGTGAAGGTTTACACCCACTCCTGGCGCAATGACGGGGAGCACCTGGTCTGGACGAGCGACGGCGTCACTGGCTACACCATCGAGGATGCGCCAGGTCAACGCCGCGGATGCAAGCTGGTCCTCCAGCTCAAGGAGGACAAGAAGGACTTCGCCAAACCGGCGCGCATCAAGCAGATCCTCACCAAGTACTCGAACTTCGTGGGCTTCCCCATTCATCTGAACGGGGAGCGCATCAACACCGTGGAGGCCCTCTGGCTGAAGAACAAAAACGAGGTGACGACCGAGCAGTACGCCGAGTTCTACAAGTTTGCCTCTCACTCCTTCGACGAGCCCCGCTACACCTTCCATTTCAACGCGGATGCCCCGTTGAACATCAACGCGCTTCTGTTCGCTCCTACGAACAACACGGAGCAGTACGGCATGGGCCAGATGGAGCCCGGCGTGGCGCTCTATTGCCGCAAGGTGCTCATCGACCACCGCCCGAAGAAGTTTCTCCCGGAATGGATGCGCTTCGTCCGCGGCGTCGTGGACAGCGAGGACCTCCCGCTCAACATTTCCCGTGAGACCATGCAGGACAGTGCGCTGTTCCGCAAACTTGGCCAGACGGTGCAAGGCCGACTCATGAAGTTTCTCGAACGGGAGGCAGACGGGGATGCCAAGAAGTATCAGGATTTTTACAAGGACTTCAGCCGCTTCTTCAAGGAGGGCGTAGCCACGGACTTCGAGAACAAGGGCACCATTGCCAAGCTGCTCCGCTTCGAAACCTCGCTTACCGGTGAGGGCGAAGTGGTCGGACTTCAGGAGTACGTGAAGCGCATGAAGGAGGAGCAGAAGGCCATCTACTACCAGATCGCCCCAAGCCGCGCCGCGATTGAGAACGGACCGTATCTGGAGGCGTTCAAGGCCAAGGGCTTTGAGGTGATCTACCTCTTCGAATCCATCGACGACTACGTGGTCAATGCCCTCGGCGAATTCGATGGCAAGCCCCTCCAGGCGGTGAATTCCAGCCAGGTGGACCTGGGTGATTCCCAAACGGAAGGCGAAACGCTCAGTGCTGAAGATGGCGACAAGCTGGCCTCGTGGATCAAGGACAACCTGGGCAACCGTGTCAAAGAGGTGCGCACGGGCAAGCGTCTCGTGAGCAGCCCGGCAATGGCCGTGCTGCCAGATGGCGAGATGAGCCCTCAGCTACGCCAGATGATGCGTGCCATGAAGAAGGATGATGAACTGGATGCCGCCGAGGTCATTCTGGAGCTCAATCCCTCTCATGCCATTGTCCGCAAACTGGCAGGTGCGACGAGCAGCAATCCGGAACTGGCCGGCCTCCTGGCCAATCAGATTCTGGACAACGCCTTGCTTTCGGCCGGTCTTCTGGACGATCCCCAGGCCATGATTGGCCGCATGCATAGCATCATGGAGAAAGCACTGGGTTAACCGCCAGTTCCCCTCTTTTCCAACTCAGCTTCTCCAGGCGCAGCGATCATCCCGGTCGCCGCGCCTTTTGTTTGGCCTTCACAATCAGGGGATAATAGAAAACTTTTCGCCGCATAGGGGGCGAAATAGGATTGAGAGGTTAGTAGAGTCGCACTGAAAACACTTACCATACCCACCATATGGGGAAAATGGGGTGTTAGCTCGATGATAAGGAAACACCTTATGGTGGTTGTAAATCTTTACTTGAATCCCTCTTTGTTCGTGTGGAAATAATATCTATGTTGCGAGATTAGAACCACTTGCAACCTGCGACATGTATCTGCCAAAATTCAAATCCGCCGAAACTGTCAAACGCTACACGTTCAAGGGGCACACGGCAGTGTTCCTCCGGAACCTCGTCGCGGTCGGGACGGTCGAGTATCGATTTGCGCTGATGGTGTACGCGGATGGGGAGGGGGAGGCTTGCTATTGCGTGGCCTCTGAGGTCAACGGCATGGCGCGGGAGCTCGGAGGCGGCTCCCATTTTCTCGGCGTCTTTGAAGAAGACAGCCACGTTAATTATGGGTCTTCAGACCAATGGGCGGATGAAGAAAAGTTCCTCCATCGCGCACTTGGATTGGCCAGTGGGAAATTTGGCTCGCCCTTGAGCTAGAGGGTGAAGAGGAGAGCCTGATTCGTAGGCTGTAGCCTACTTCTTTTCTTTGCGTTTCTCGCGTTCTTTGCGCCATTCGTCCCGGTGTTCCCCGACCCACTCGGTCAGTGCACGGTCGAAGCCGATGTCCTCGCCAGCCTTTTGGCTTTCGATCCACTTGTGTTTGAGGATCTCATCCCGTTCTTCGAGAAAGTACTCGTAGTACTTGGAAGCGGATTTGGAACTGACGGCCGGGGCGGTGGCCCCGGCAGGAATCTGGCGACTGCTCATGGCTAAAAGGGGTGAGGAAGGCAAAGATCAGCGAAATAGATACGCGATACGCGGCAAGGGAGCGGGTGCGAAACCACTCCCGGAGTTGATTGGACTCTACATGCGGTCAGTTGTTTCAATACCGAGCAATCCAAGGCCAGATTTCAGAACTCGGGAGGTAGTGTCCGCCAGTACGAGGCGAGTGTTCCGCGTCACGCCTTCTGAGCGGAGTACAGGGCAAGCTTCGTAAAAGGTGTGATAGTATCCCGCCAGTTCATAGAGATACTGGGCCAGCAGGTTGGGCCGAAAATCCTCCAGGACATCGTGCACGGCCTCGCCGAACTGGGCGAGTTTCAACGCGAGCTGACGCTCTGCGTCCTCTGTGAAGGACACTTCGGGCGCAAGTTTCACCTCGCCGTCCAGCTTGCGGAAAATGGCACGTGTCCGCACGTAAGCATTGAGCAGGTATGGGGCGGTGTTGCCCTGGAAAGAGAGCATCTTTTCCCAGGCAAACTTGTAGTCGGTCATGCGGTGCTGGCTCAGCTCCGCGTACTTCACGGCGGCAATGCCGATGACGGAGGCGATCTTGGCCTTGTCGTCATCGCTGAACTCACGCTCTTCCACCACGGCACGGGCGCGCTCGATTGCCTCGTCGATGACTTCGAGCAGGCCGACGCTCTCGCCGGAGCGGGTCTTGAACATTTTGCCATCGGGGCCCAAGATGCTGCCGAAGGCGATGTGTACCATGCGGGTGGAGTGACCGCGACGATGGGCAGCCTCAAAGACCTGCCGGAAGTGAAGCTGCTGGGGGGCACCGACCACGTACCAGATTTCGTCCGCCTTCCACTCGATCACTCGATGGTCGATGGTGGCGAGGTCGGTCGTGGCATAGAGGAAGCCACCGTCACTCTTGCGCACGATGCACGGGGCGGGCGTCCACTGACCGTCGCGATTGATCAGGAAGGGGTCTTCTTCGGGCTTCTTCACGCCGTCGGAGAAGACGCAAGCGGCACCTTCGCTGATGCGCGCCTGGCCCTTGGTCAGCATGTCTTCCACCAGGGGAGCGAGGGCATCGTTGTAGTAGCTCTCACCCAGGTAGTGGTCGAACTGGATGCCCAGACGACCGTAGATGTCATGAAGCTGGTCGAGCGTGAGTTTCACGCATTCCTTCCAGATGGCGAGGTTTTCGGCGTCGCCTTGTTGAAGCTTCACCAACTCCGTCTTGCAGGTTTCGAGCACGCTCTCGTCTGCCTTGGTGGCGGCATTGATTTCGCGATAGACTCGCACGAGTTCATGGATGGGATCCTCCTTCAACGCGTCTTGATTGAGGCGGGTCTTCCAGCCATGAATGATCATGCCAAACTGGGTGCCCCAGTCGCCGACATGGTTGTCGGTGACGACGTTGTGGCCCGCCAGCCGGGCAATGCGAGTAAGGCTGTCGCCAATGAAGGTGCTGCGGATGTGGCCCACGTGCATGGGCTTGGCCACGTTTGGCGCGGAGAAGTCCACCACGATGGTCTTGGCTGCATCCACGGCCGGGACGCCGAGGCGTTCGTCAGTGATGAGGCTGGAGAGCGCACCTTGCAGTGCCTCCTTGGTGAGGCGGAAGTTCAGGAATCCCGGGCCGGCGATCTCGGGCTTCTCACAGAGACCGGTCACGTCCATCGCTTCGACGAGCTGGGTGGCCATCGCACGGGGATTGATCTTCTGCTCCTTGGTGGAGAGAAGCTTGGCTGCCGTCATCGCGGCGTTGCTCTGGTAGTCGCCGAAGCGCGAGTCGCTTGCGTTGGTCACTTCAATGACCAAGCCATCCGGCGGACTGATTCCGGCGGTGACGAAGGCGGCGAGGAGGCGTTCGGTGAGGAGCTGGCGATAGGTGGGCATGGAAGATCCCGGACAAACGGGGTCCGCAATAGAGCACACCCTGCGGATTGTGCATCCTCTAACCCTTCGCACTCTCAGTTGCTGAACTGAATCCCAGCGATTTTTTCTGCCATGTCCCGGTTGGCCAGGAAGACCAGTTCCGCCGTGGCAGCCCGGCTCAGGCGAGCGCGCAGGCTGACGATGGGCCCTTGCGTGATGCCATCCACATACGCAGTGATAGGGCGCTTGATGGGGTCGAGATTGCGGAACTCCACGTCAGTATCCATGGAGAGCAGGGCGCTTTTCCAATGGGCGGGCTCCATGACATTGGAGCCTACCAAGAGCCAGGCGGGAGTGTCGGCCAACAAGGGGGCCGCCCCCATGGCGCGAGCGTAGGCTGTGCTCCCCGCAGCGGTGGAGACGAGCGCACCGTCGGCCACCAGCTTGGGCAGGCGGGTCACACCATTTACCTGCACCTCCATCCAGGCGCTCTGGCTGGTGGTTCGCTCCACCCAGGCGTCGTTGAAGGCATAGTCCGTGATGCGTTGTCCATCGACGGTCTCCATTTCCATGAAGATGAGCGGCAGTTGTCGAAAAATCACGTCCTTGGGGGGGAAGGTGCGCTCCTCAAAGACCTGATCCGGGGCATTGAGCAGGAAACCAAGGTGGCCCGCATTGATGCCGAAAAAGGGCAGACGCCGACGCCAGTGTTCTCGAATGGTGCGTAGCATGGCCCCATCTCCTCCCAGGGTCACAATGAATCCCGGATTTCTGAGGTCTTCATGGGGACGGAGTTCGGGTTCCCACTCCTGGCATTTGGGATTGGAGGGATCTGCGAGCAACAGGCAGCGGAGGTCCTCCAGTGTGCCGCGGGACCACGTGGCGGGATTGGTGCCCCGGTAGAGTCCGTAGCGCTCGATGTACCGAAGGGCTGGGGAGGTGAGCAGGTGAGCCACGCTCTCGCCATGCAGCAAGAGGTCGCGAATCTCCGTGCTGGAGTCGTCCAGTTGGATGGGGAAGATCTCCGCGTTCGGAGGCAGGTCGCCTTGGTTGAGGGCGTGGCCAGGGCGCGTCAGGACAGCGAAGCGACCCCTCTGCCACAGTTCCGGCCCCCGCTCCCACCCAGTGTGGATGAGCGATTGGCCAAGCGATCCGCCAGTGAGCCAGTCGGCACCCACCACATGCCAAATTTCGCCCTCTGAGGCATACCTCGATTCAAGAGCAGCGTTCCGGGTGAAGGTGTCCTGCTCCAGGTCAAAAAGATCGACCACGACTTTTTCCAGATCACCGAACGTGAGATCGCAAAGCGCGGCGCGAAAGACGGACGGGACGCTGCCCACCTCCGGCTTGTCCGGTCGGGGACCGCAGGGGACCACTTTGACTTCATCAAACTTCTCTGAAAGCAGAGCAGCGATGCGACGATGATGCAAGCCAGGTGGATTAAAGCTGCCTCCAAAGAGGGCAATGCGGCGGGGCATGGCGGCAAGATGGGTTGAAGTGTGGCAAAGGCCAAGCACAAAACGCTTGGGACTTGGGAGCCGGGTAAGTGCTGTGCTATTTGCCAGCTTAGGCAGCGTTGCAGTCTTGCGTCTGATCGCGGCGAAGGCTAGTTTCAGTAGCCTGCAAAAAATAAATCGTCATCATGCCCCTGGCCCGTCTGGATTGCCCCCACTGTGAGAGTCCCGTGGAAGTGAACGTCACCACCGTGACGCGCTCCAGGGAGTGTCCGTCATGCGGGCGGATGATCATGCTGCAGTTTACCACCAAGACCTCCCGGGTGAAGCACAAGGCGCTGCTCACCAATCTCATGGAGATGGGCGAGGGGGGGAGTGTCGCCGTGATGGCGAAAGCTTCGTCCCGACCAGTCGTCGCTGCCCAGCCTGCCTCCAGCATCGCTGTGGCTGCCCCTGTCAAAGCCGTGGTGCCGCCGCCTGCCAGACCCGTAGCAGTGCCTGCGATGGCGGTTGCGGTCACGCCTGCGCCTAAGCCCGCGACAGCTCAGGTGCTGGTGCCTGCTGCCGATCTCCCGCCAGTCATGCCGCGGCCGCTCGAGGGAGATTTGCGGAACCGGCTGGAACATGATCCGGAGGTGAAATCCAGTGCCCGCTCCCTCATCTGGGGACTAGGAATCGTGCTTTTCCTCCTGGCCATCGCTGTGCTGGGTAAGACGCAAAACTGGTGGGATGAAGTAGCACGTGGATGGGAAGTATTTCATGCCACTTACATGAAGGAGCAGTTGATCCCCAGTGCCCCAGCCTCCTCCGGGAGCGGAGCGGAACGCAAGGACGGATCGGATTCGGGTGCGCCAGTGAAAGCGTCATCCTGGAACCGTGAGCAGGAAGAAGCCATGACGACGCTGAAGTCCTTCCTGGCCGCCAAGGATCTTGATGAGCGCAAAAAGTTCATGCGGGATGCCTCCGTGTTGGAGAAAAGTCTGAAGGACTATTACTCTCGGCAGTCTGATGGTCCTGTGCCCTTCTCCCGGGTGGAGCTTGTAGAAGCTGAGCCGCAGGGACCTCACACTTATCTGTTTGCCGTCGTGGATGCTGAGGGGAACCGCCGCAATGCCATGACGCTGCGACCCGAGCCCGGGGCTCCTTATGTGGTGGACTGGGGCAGCTTTGTTCTCTACAGCGAGATGGACTGGGCGAAGTTCATGGCGGAAAAGCCCACAAGACCGGTGTACTTCCGGCTACAGGTGGTCCCAGCAGAGCACTATAACTACAATTTCCCAGACTCGCAGCGCATGCTCTGCCTTAAGCTGGTGAATCCAGCGCAGAAAGGGGCTCCAGAGCTCTATGGCTATTGTGTGCGCACCTCGACTGTTGGGAGGACGTTGGAGTACCTTACCAAGAAGAATTTTGGTGAAGCGACTGCGATGATTGTGAAGCTCCGTTATCCTTCCCCGGAGGAGAGTGACAGCGTCAACCAAGTGTGGATCGATGAGGTGGTGACGGAGGGATGGATCGCCAGAGGCTACTAGTCCTGACTGTGGGTGTCTTATTTAGAGGAGGTTGTGCGACATCCCTTGCGAGGGCGTGCTCTGTTCACGTGCTGGGATAAGCCCGAGAGATTGAACACGTCGTGGTGATCGATTTGGACAAATATTATTCAGCAATTTTTCGCCCTCTGTAAGAATCCGTCACAGGCACCGTATTTTGCAGCAGTGGTGATCGTGGCACCCGCCGTCACTACCTTCAGCAACCACACCCGTCCTTCATCCTCTTCTCGTCGCCATGAAAATGCATTCTCTTTGCCAGGGCAACCACCTCGACCTGAGAGTGGGACAAAGCCGTCGCGAATTTCTCTATGCAGGTCTCGCAGGTGGTCTGGGGCTGAGCCTGCCGAATCTTCTCAAGCTGGAGGCCGGGTTGACCATTGCCGACGTGCCCAAGGTGGAAGCCAAGGCAGACGCGGTGATTCACATCTATCTCCCGGGGGGGATTGCCCACCAGGAAAGCTGGGATCCGAAGCCCTTCGCCTCCGCTGACTACCGGGGCCCGCTGACCCCAGTGAAGACGAAACTCCCCGGAGTGTACTTTGGCGAACACTTTGCCAAGACGGCTGCCATTGCGGACAAGTTGACGATCATCCGCTCCATGACGCACGGTGAAGCCGCACATGAGCGTGGTACCCACAACATGTTCACGGGGTATCGGCCCAGCCCAGCCATCAAGTTCCCGAGCTTCGGCAGCGTCGTTTCTCATGAGCTTGGGGTGAAGAACAATCTTCCTCCTTATGTCTGCGTGCCCCAGGCTTTCGGTGGTGTGGCAGGTGGTGAATCCATGGGCACTGGCTACCTGAGCACTGCCTACGGACCGTTCAGCCTTGGCAGCGATCCCGCCCAGAGCAATTTTGCCGTGCGTGACCTTGCTCTGCCGAAAGATGTGACTGAGCAGCGCTTCAATCGTCGTCGTGGTCTTCTTGATGCGGTGGATGCTCACTTTAGCTCGCTCGAGAAGTCGGATGCGCTCACCGCCATGGACAGCTTTTACCAGGCCGCCTATGGCTTGGTGAGCTCCCAGAAAGCTCGTGAGGCCTTTGACCTCAATGCCGAGACCGCCAAGCTCCGGGATGAGTATGGGCGCAACCAGGCTGGCCAACGCCTTCTGCTCGCCCGCCGTCTCGTGGAGTCGGGTGTGCGCCTTGTGACGGTGACCTATGGTGGTTGGGATCACCACAGCGACATCAAGAACGGCTTCAAGAACAACGCGCCGAATTTTGACGTCGCCTACGCCCGTCTGATTCAGGACTTGGATGAGCGCGGCATGCTGGATCGTACGTTGGTGATGGTTAGCTCCGAATTCGGCCGCACGCCGAAGATCAACAGCACCAACGGTCGTGACCACTATCCACGCGTCTTCAGTGTCGCCCTGGCGGGTGGCGGTGTGAAGCGCGGCATGGTGTACGGCTCCTCGGATGCCCTCGGTGGTGAGCCTGATTCCGATCCGGTTTCCCCGGAAAGCCTGGCAAAGACGATGTACCGGCTGATTGGCATCAATGCCGACAAGCGGCTCATGGCCGAAGGCAGCCGTCCCATCGACATTGTGAACGGTGGCGAGGTGATCGAAGGCATTCTCGCCTAATAGAACTCACCGCCAGAAATGTGGTAAGCGAAGGCGGTGAAGTGTCTGCTTCACCGCCTTCCTGATATCCGAGCCCACGCCACCCCGAAGCGGGCAGGCGTAAAGATTTCTTTGAGACCGATGTTGACCATGAAAAACTCTCTTCGCCTTGTGGGGGTGGCACTGGTGCTAGCCACCTCAGCCCCGGCCGTGGTGGCCGCTCTGCCCACATTCACCGGCACTTCTCCCACGGGAGTGCAGCGTGGGGTGGAGACGACCCTGACCATCCGGGGGAGCCGACTGGCAGACTTTGACGGTCTCATCTTCTATTCACCGGGCTTCGCTCTCAAGTCCGTGGGGAAAGTGGAGAATGGCTCGGTCGAGACCGTCATCACGGTGGCTCCCGATGTGCCATTGGGCAATCATTTCGTCCGTGTGCGGACTCGTTCTGGCGTGTCCTTTATGCGACAAATCATGGTGGGTCCGTTCGCCAGCGTACAGGAGAAGGAGCCCAACAATGAGTTCGAAGCGCCGCAGGATATTGCCCTGAACCAGACGGTGGAAGGTGTGGCCAACACGGAAGATGTGGACTACTACCGCATCGCGGCCAAAAAGGGTCAGCGCATCAGCCTGGAGATAGAGGCCATGCGTCTTGGGTACATCACCTTTGACCCCTTCATTGCGCTGGTGAACAGTGACCGCTTCGAGGTGGCGGTCTCGGATGATACCGTATTGCATCGCCAGGATGGGCACCTCACCTTTGTTGCTCCCGAAGACGGGAACTACACCATCCAGGTCCGTGAATCTTCCTACCGTGGCAATGGGGATTCCCGCTATCGGTTGCACGTGGGCAGCTTCCGTCGTCCTGAGGTTTGCTATCCCTCGGGTGGCAAGGCGGGCAGCACGCAAAAGGTGAAATTCATCGAAGCGAACGGCGATGTCACGGAGGAGGATGTCACTCTGCCTGCGGAGTCGTCAGACAAGCACATGGTTTACCTCAAGGATGACCCGGCACCCTCCGGCAACATCATGCGTGTCAGCCCTTTTGACAGCTACTTGGAAGTGGAGCCCAATGACAAGGAGGCCAACCGCACCAACCTTGAGGCCCCATGTGCCTTGAACGGGATCATTGAGAAGCCTGGAGATGAGGATCGTTTCTGGGTGAACTTGAAGAAGGGGATGAAGGTGGACTTCTTCGCCTACGCCCAGTCGCTTGGATCCCCCCTGGATCCGGTCCTGGTGCTGACGAATGAGAAAGGAAACCAGATCGGCGCGGCAGATGATGGTGGCACGAAGCGCCGTCTGGACTGCAAACTCTCCGTGACGGCTCCTGCGGACGGTGCCTATTGCGTGATCATTCGCGATCACCTGCAGCGTGGTGGTCCGACGTATGTGTACCGGGTGGAAGCTGTGGCCTCCGTGCCGCTGGTGACGTTCGCTTCGCCAAACTTCGGG contains these protein-coding regions:
- the ppk2 gene encoding polyphosphate kinase 2 — its product is MPSPKKSPSPVSKVSKKSATKSKTGGSNGESPLRVNNEIFARLHEEAIDSFDEELEMELDDLAGFDPNDPAVSTEAMEFRKLYFRELLRLQGELVKLQEWVMRTKHKLVVIFEGRDAAGKGGVIKRITQRLNPRVCRVAALPAPTERERTQWYFQRYAAHLPAGGEIVLFDRSWYNRAGVERVMGFCTDEEYEEFFRSVPEFEKMLIRSGTQVLKYWFSITDEEQEFRFTCRIHDPLKQWKLSPMDLESRSRWEEYTKAKEIMLERTSLPETPWWVVPAVDKKKARLNCIHHLLQQVPYEEVDKQPVALPVRKRHKDYHRNPVPDDIIVPQVY
- a CDS encoding aspartate 1-decarboxylase gives rise to the protein MLRIQLKSKLHRAAITDSNVEYEGSISIPPDLMRAVDIWVGEKVLVTSVTNGARLETYVIEGKEGSGQIVVNGAAAHLITAGHRVTIMAFGLDDKPITPKRLLLGPNNEPLTQQVL
- the htpG gene encoding molecular chaperone HtpG — translated: MSKAPTHEFQAEVKQLLDIVIHSLYTDHEIFARELVSNASDSMEKMRLLQLTEKEIFDETLPLEINISTDETAGTLTISDYGIGMTREELVENLGTIAHSGSKAFVEAMKQSGKEGGNVIGQFGVGFYSAFMVASEVKVYTHSWRNDGEHLVWTSDGVTGYTIEDAPGQRRGCKLVLQLKEDKKDFAKPARIKQILTKYSNFVGFPIHLNGERINTVEALWLKNKNEVTTEQYAEFYKFASHSFDEPRYTFHFNADAPLNINALLFAPTNNTEQYGMGQMEPGVALYCRKVLIDHRPKKFLPEWMRFVRGVVDSEDLPLNISRETMQDSALFRKLGQTVQGRLMKFLEREADGDAKKYQDFYKDFSRFFKEGVATDFENKGTIAKLLRFETSLTGEGEVVGLQEYVKRMKEEQKAIYYQIAPSRAAIENGPYLEAFKAKGFEVIYLFESIDDYVVNALGEFDGKPLQAVNSSQVDLGDSQTEGETLSAEDGDKLASWIKDNLGNRVKEVRTGKRLVSSPAMAVLPDGEMSPQLRQMMRAMKKDDELDAAEVILELNPSHAIVRKLAGATSSNPELAGLLANQILDNALLSAGLLDDPQAMIGRMHSIMEKALG
- the argS gene encoding arginine--tRNA ligase, which gives rise to MPTYRQLLTERLLAAFVTAGISPPDGLVIEVTNASDSRFGDYQSNAAMTAAKLLSTKEQKINPRAMATQLVEAMDVTGLCEKPEIAGPGFLNFRLTKEALQGALSSLITDERLGVPAVDAAKTIVVDFSAPNVAKPMHVGHIRSTFIGDSLTRIARLAGHNVVTDNHVGDWGTQFGMIIHGWKTRLNQDALKEDPIHELVRVYREINAATKADESVLETCKTELVKLQQGDAENLAIWKECVKLTLDQLHDIYGRLGIQFDHYLGESYYNDALAPLVEDMLTKGQARISEGAACVFSDGVKKPEEDPFLINRDGQWTPAPCIVRKSDGGFLYATTDLATIDHRVIEWKADEIWYVVGAPQQLHFRQVFEAAHRRGHSTRMVHIAFGSILGPDGKMFKTRSGESVGLLEVIDEAIERARAVVEEREFSDDDKAKIASVIGIAAVKYAELSQHRMTDYKFAWEKMLSFQGNTAPYLLNAYVRTRAIFRKLDGEVKLAPEVSFTEDAERQLALKLAQFGEAVHDVLEDFRPNLLAQYLYELAGYYHTFYEACPVLRSEGVTRNTRLVLADTTSRVLKSGLGLLGIETTDRM
- a CDS encoding NAD(+)/NADH kinase is translated as MPRRIALFGGSFNPPGLHHRRIAALLSEKFDEVKVVPCGPRPDKPEVGSVPSVFRAALCDLTFGDLEKVVVDLFDLEQDTFTRNAALESRYASEGEIWHVVGADWLTGGSLGQSLIHTGWERGPELWQRGRFAVLTRPGHALNQGDLPPNAEIFPIQLDDSSTEIRDLLLHGESVAHLLTSPALRYIERYGLYRGTNPATWSRGTLEDLRCLLLADPSNPKCQEWEPELRPHEDLRNPGFIVTLGGDGAMLRTIREHWRRRLPFFGINAGHLGFLLNAPDQVFEERTFPPKDVIFRQLPLIFMEMETVDGQRITDYAFNDAWVERTTSQSAWMEVQVNGVTRLPKLVADGALVSTAAGSTAYARAMGAAPLLADTPAWLLVGSNVMEPAHWKSALLSMDTDVEFRNLDPIKRPITAYVDGITQGPIVSLRARLSRAATAELVFLANRDMAEKIAGIQFSN
- a CDS encoding DUF1501 domain-containing protein, yielding MKMHSLCQGNHLDLRVGQSRREFLYAGLAGGLGLSLPNLLKLEAGLTIADVPKVEAKADAVIHIYLPGGIAHQESWDPKPFASADYRGPLTPVKTKLPGVYFGEHFAKTAAIADKLTIIRSMTHGEAAHERGTHNMFTGYRPSPAIKFPSFGSVVSHELGVKNNLPPYVCVPQAFGGVAGGESMGTGYLSTAYGPFSLGSDPAQSNFAVRDLALPKDVTEQRFNRRRGLLDAVDAHFSSLEKSDALTAMDSFYQAAYGLVSSQKAREAFDLNAETAKLRDEYGRNQAGQRLLLARRLVESGVRLVTVTYGGWDHHSDIKNGFKNNAPNFDVAYARLIQDLDERGMLDRTLVMVSSEFGRTPKINSTNGRDHYPRVFSVALAGGGVKRGMVYGSSDALGGEPDSDPVSPESLAKTMYRLIGINADKRLMAEGSRPIDIVNGGEVIEGILA